In the genome of Triticum urartu cultivar G1812 chromosome 5, Tu2.1, whole genome shotgun sequence, one region contains:
- the LOC125508273 gene encoding aquaporin PIP2-6, which produces MGKEVDVGALEAGGARDYSDPPPAPLVDVDELGKWSLYRAVIAEFVATLLFLYITVSTVIGYKHQTDASASGPDAACGGVGILGIAWAFGGMIFVLVYCTAGISGGHINPAVTFGLFLARRVSLVRALLYMAAQCLGAVCGVGLVKGFQSGLYARHGGGANEVGAGYSVGTGLAAEIVGTFVLVYTVFSATDSKRNARDSHVPVLAPLPIGFAVFMVHLATIPITGTGINPARSLGAAVIYNGDKAWSDQWIFWVGPFIGAAIAALYHQTILRASARGYGSFRSNA; this is translated from the exons ATGGGCAAAGAGGTCGACGTGGGTGCCCTCGAGGCCGGCGGCGCCCGGGACTACTCCGACCCTCCACCGGCGCCGCTGGTGGACGTCGATGAGCTCGGCAAGTGGTCCCTGTACCGCGCGGTGATCGCGGAATTCGTGGCCACGCTGCTCTTCCTCTACATCACGGTGTCCACCGTCATCGGGTACAAGCACCAGACGGACGCGTCGGCCTCCGGCCCCGACGCGGCGTGCGGCGGGGTGGGCATCCTCGGCATCGCGTGGGCGTTCGGGGGCATGATCTTCGTCCTCGTCTACTGCACCGCCGGCATCTCCGGCGGGCACATCAACCCGGCCGTGACGTTCGGCCTCTTCCTGGCGCGCAGGGTGTCCCTGGTGCGCGCGCTGCTCTACATGGCCGCGCAGTGCCTCGGCGCCGTCTGCGGCGTCGGGCTCGTCAAGGGGTTCCAGAGCGGGCTCTACGCGCGCCACGGCGGCGGCGCGAACGAGGTCGGCGCCGGATACTCGGTCGGTACGGGGCTCGCCGCGGAGATCGTCGGCACCTTCGTGCTCGTCTACACCGTCTTCTCCGCCACTGATTCCAAGCGCAACGCTCGTGACTCCCACGTCCCG GTGTTGGCGCCTCTGCCGATCGGGTTCGCGGTGTTCATGGTGCACCTGGCCACCATCCCGATCACCGGGACGGGGATCAACCCGGCGAGGAGTCTCGGCGCCGCCGTCATCTACAACGGCGACAAAGCCTGGAGCGATCAG TGGATCTTCTGGGTGGGGCCGTTCATCGGCGCGGCGATCGCAGCGCTCTACCACCAGACCATCCTCCGCGCCAGCGCCAGGGGCTATGGCTCCTTCCGTAGCAACGCCTAG
- the LOC125508274 gene encoding phosphoglucomutase isoform X3: MVCSRLSMIVISLPTQGASDVLSIDKVDFLKLQNGSDIRGVAIAGVEGEPLNLTELVAEAIAAAFAAWLLNKKEADGLRRLRISVGHDSRISAHKLQNAVTHGITAVGHDVLQFGLASTPAMFNSTLTEDAIHHCPADGGIMITASHLPYNRNGFKFFTSDGGLNKTDIKDILERASRIYEESAHCGKQEQTGVVTHVDYMSIYASDLVQAVRKSAGNKEKPLEGLHIVVDAGNGAGGFFVDKVLKPLGAVTDGSQFLEPDGLFPNHIPNPEDKAAMEAITQAVLNNKADLGIIFDTDVDRSAAVDSSGRELNRNRLIALMSAIVLEEHPGTTVVTDSVTSDGLTVFIEKKLGGKHHRFKRGYKNVIDEAIRLNSIGEESHLAMETSGHGALKENHWLDDGAYMMVKLLNKLAGARTLNPNIGSKVLTDLVEGLEEAAVTVEIRLKIDQNHADLKGGPFRDYGESILKHLESVISKDPNLRKAPKNHEGVRVSGYGGWFLLRLSLHDPVLPLNIEAQSKNDAIKLGLAVLAAANEFSALDTIALNKFLQQ; this comes from the exons TGATATTCGTGGTGTTGCTATTGCTGGGGTTGAAGGTGAGCCTCTCAATCTCACGGAGCTTGTCGCTGAAGCTATAGCTGCTGCATTTGCTGCATGGTTATTAAACAAGAAGGAAGCCGATGGCTTGAGACGTTTAAGAATCTCTGTTGGACATGATTCACGAATTTCTGCTCATAAATTGCAG AATGCAGTTACTCATGGAATCACTGCTGTCGGACATGATGTTCTACAGTTTGG ATTGGCTTCAACACCGGCAATGTTCAACAGCACACTTACCGAAGATGCGATACATCATTGCCCAGCAGATGGAGGCATAATGATAACAG CGAGCCATTTGCCCTACAATCGGAATGGTTTCAAGTTTTTTACAAGTGATGGTGGTCTAAATAAGACTGATATTAAAGATATATTGGAGCGGGCTTCTAGAATATACGAGGAATCTGCGCATTGTGGCAAACAAGAACAGACCGGTGTCGTAACTCATGTGGACTACATGTCAATTTATGCTTCCGATCTAGTGCAAGCAGTTCGTAAATCTGCTGGAAACAAAG AGAAACCATTGGAGGGACTGCACATAGTTGTTGATGCAGGGAATGGAGCAGGTGGCTTTTTTGTG GACAAGGTACTAAAACCATTAGGAGCTGTTACTGATGGGAGCCAATTCCTGGAGCCTGATG GTTTGTTTCCCAATCATATTCCGAATCCTGAGGACAAAGCTGCAATGGAAGCCATTACACAAGCAGTGCTTAATAATAAGGCAGACTTGGGCATCATATTTGATACGGATGTTGACAG GTCAGCTGCTGTTGATTCCAGTGGACGTGAGTTGAACCGCAACCGATTAATTGCTTTGATGTCTGCCATAGTTCTTGAGGAG CATCCAGGAACCACTGTTGTGACTGATAGCGTGACATCAGATGGACTGACTGTATTTATTGAGAAGAAACTTG GAGGGAAACACCATCGATTCAAGCGAGGATACAAGAATGTAATCGATGAGGCTATTCGTCTG AATTCTATTGGTGAGGAATCACATTTGGCGATGGAAACAAGTGGCCATGGAGCACTAAAAGAGAATCACTGGCTCGATGATGGAGCGTATATGATG GTTAAACTTCTGAATAAACTTGCTGGTGCCAGAACATTGAACCCAAACATCGGTAGTAAAGTTTTGACTGATTTGGTCGAGGGCCTTGAGGAGGCTGCTGTGACAGTGGAGATAAGGTTGAAGATTGATCAAAATCATGCAGATTTGAAAGGAGG GCCCTTCCGTGACTATGGAGAATCAATCTTGAAACATTTGGAGAGTGTGATCAGTAAAGACCCAAATCTTCGCAAAGCCCCAAAGAATCATGAAGGC GTCAGAGTTTCTGGATATGGTGGCTGGTTCCTGTTGAGGCTATCCCTCCATGATCCAGTTCTTCCCCTTAACATTGAG GCACAAAGCAAGAATGACGCCATTAAGCTCGGACTTGCAGTGCTTGCTGCTGCGAATGAATTTTCAGCATTGGACACAATTGCATTGAACAAGTTTTTGCAGCAGTGA